A stretch of Macadamia integrifolia cultivar HAES 741 chromosome 7, SCU_Mint_v3, whole genome shotgun sequence DNA encodes these proteins:
- the LOC122083772 gene encoding lamin-like protein — translation MLDSSRITFLFFLLICATTFVGATDHIVGANRGWNPGINYTLWSNNQTFYVNDLISFRYLKTQYNVFEVNETGYDNCTIEGATGNWSSGKDFILLDKAKRYYFICGTGGCFNGMKVSVLVHPLPAPPHAAKVPDSSNQARFRPAPAVFFALLAVASLDLVLW, via the exons ATGTTGGACTCAAGTCGCAtaacctttctcttcttcctcctcatctGCGCCACCACTTTCGTCGGCGCCACCGACCACATTGTAGGAGCCAACCGAGGCTGGAACCCCGGCATCAACTACACTCTCTGGTCCAACAACCAGACCTTCTATGTCAACGACCTCATCT CTTTTCGGTACCTGAAGACACAGTACAATGTGTTCGAAGTGAACGAGACGGGTTACGATAACTGCACAATTGAAGGAGCCACGGGGAACTGGAGCAGCGGAAAGGATTTCATACTACTCGACAAGGCGAAGCGCTACTACTTCATCTGTGGCACTGGTGGTTGCTTCAACGGCATGAAGGTCTCTGTTCTGGTTCATCCGCTTCCGGCACCGCCACATGCTGCCAAAGTTCCTGATTCTTCCAATCAAGCTAGATTCCGGCCGGCACCGGCGGTATTTTTTGCTTTGCTGGCTGTCGCTAGCCTCGATCTGGTTCTATGGTAA